From the Kitasatospora atroaurantiaca genome, the window CCGCGGAGCAGTTCGCCGCGGCGGTGGGCCCGTACAGCGCTGCCCGAACCGCCGTGGAGCCGGAGCGGGACGGCGCCAGCTTCGAGACCGCGCTGGCCGCCCGCGAGCAGGCCGCGCTGGAGTCCCGCCACCGTCAGGCCGCCGACGAGGGCGACCCCAACGCGTCCAGCCAGCTCGGTGCGCTGCTGCTGCGCCGCGGCGACCTCGAGGATGCCGAACCGTATTTGCGCAGTGCCGCCGGCGCCGGTCTGCGGGCCGCCGCCAACAACCTCGGTGTGCTGCTGCACCAGCGCGGCCACCGGGCCGAGGCCGCCCAGTGGTGGCGCCAGGCCGCCGTCGCGGGCAGTGCGCCGGCCGCGCACGCGCTCGGGCTGCAGCTGCGCGACCAGGGCGAGGAGGAGGCCGCCGAGTACTGGCTGCACTTCGCCGCCGAGCACGGCCACCCGCTCGGGGCTTACGCACTGGGCGATCTGATGGAGCATCGGCGGGACGTCCGGGCCGAGCGCTGGTTCAAGGTCTCGGCCGACGCGGGCCACCGCGAGGCCGCGTACCGCCTTGCCCGGATGCGGGAGGCGGCGGGGGACAAGGAGACCGCCGAGACCTGGTACCGCACCGCCGCCGCGCGCAGTCACGCCCGCGCGGGGCTGCGGCTCGGCGTGCTCCTCGAGGAGCGCGGCGACGCGGACGAGGCGGCCCGCTGGTACCGGCAGGCCGCGCAGAACGGCGAGGCCCGGGCAGCATGCGCCCTGGGCTTCCTGCTGCGCGACGCGGGTGACCTGACGGCCGCCGCCGAGTGGTGGCAGGAGGCCGCCGAGGCGGGCGACGGCAACGCCGCGAACGCGCTCGGCGCGCTGCACGCGAGCCGGGGCGAGGCCGCGGAGGCCGAGCACTGGTACCGCGCCGCGCTGGACGCGGGCGACCACAACGGTGCCTTCAACCTCGGCCTGCTCTGCGCCGGCGCGGGCCGGGAGGCCCAGGCCGAGCAGTGGTACCGCCGGGCCGCGTACGCCGGGCACCGGGAGGCCTGCAACGCGCTGGCCGTGGTGCTGCTGCAGCGCGGCGACGAGTCCGGGGCCGAGCCGTGGTTCTCCAAGGCCGCCGAGGCCGGCAGCGTGGACGGTGCCTTCAACCTGGGCGTCCTGCACGCCGGGCGCGGCGAGCAGCAGCAGGCGCACGAGTGGTACGCGCGCGCTGCGGCCGAGGGCCATGGCGAGGCCGCACTCCAGCTCGCCGTCGCGCAGGAGCAGCGCGGGCAGCTGGCGGCCGCGCTGGACCGCTACCGTCAGGCGGCGGCCGGCGGCTCGGCGGAGGGCGCCTTCCGGCTGGCCTCGCTGCTGGACCGCAGGGGCGACGCGGACGCGGAGGCCGAGCACTGGTACGCGGTGGCGGCCGACGCGGATCACCGGCGTGCCCAGGTGCGGATGGGGGTCCGGGCGGCCGAGCGTGGGGCGCTGCAGATCGCGGAGAGCTGGTACCGCCGGGCGGCGGAGGCCGGGAGCCGTAGCGCGGCGTTCAACCTGGGGCTGCTGCTGGCCCGGCAGGACAGCGAGACCGAGGCGATGCTCTGGTACACGCGGGCGGCGGATGCGGGGCATGGGCGGGCGGCGCTGCGGCTCGCGCTGCTGGCGTTGCGGCGGGGTGAGCCGGTGCAGGCGGAGAACTGGTGCCGTCGCGCGGCCGACTACGGTCCGGCGGAGGTGGCGGAGCGGGCTGCGCGGCTGCTGGGTGCGCTGCACTCCGAACTCAGCGCTTAGGGCTGACCGCCAGGGGCGCGGGGAACTGCGCGAAACCGGGAGTGACGGCGCCGCACCACCGCTCAGTGCGAAGGGGCAACCACTGGGGGCGCGGGGAACTGCGCGAGATCGGGAGTGACGGCGCCGCACCTTCCGCCTCGCGCAGTTCCCCGCGCCCCTGTCTGTTCACCCGTCCTGCAGAAGCCTGCGGAGGTCAGGCCCGGCAGTCGGGGCAGAGGCCGCGGTAGGTGACCTCGGCGCCGGAGATGGCGAAGCCGAAGCGTTCGCCGGCGGGGAGGGCGGCGATGGGGTCGCCCTCGGGGTGGACGTCGCGGATCGCGCCGCAGCCGGAGCAGACCAGGTGCTGGTGGGCGTGGTGCGCGTTGGGGTCGTACCGCTTGGCGCGGCCGTCCGTGGAGACCTCCAGCACCTCGCCGAGCGTCACCAGCTCGCCCAGCGTGTTGTAGACCGTCGCCCGGCTGATCTCGGGCAGCCGCTGGACCGCGCGGGCGTGCACCTCGTCCGCCGTGAGGTGTACATGATCACCATCAAGGACCTCGGCCACGACGCGCCGCTGCGAGGTCAGGCGCCACCCACGTCCGCGAAGTCGTTCCAGCAGGTCACTCATGGCAACAGGGTAGAGCACGTTCTTGAGTTGGTTCCAGTATTGACTTAGACAAAGTCCAAGCTAGGATCTGATCCTAACGACCGGATAACGCGGAGGTGCTCACATGACTGCCCAGGACGAGCTGCGGCCAACCCTGACCACGGAGGCCGGCGCGCCGGTCGCCGACAACCAGAACACCGAGACCGCCGGCATAGGCGGCCCGGCGCTGATCCAGGATCAGCTGCTGTTCGAGAAGCTGGCGCACTTCAACCGTGAGCGCATCCCGGAGCGCGTGGTCCACGCCCGCGGCGCCGCCGCGTACGGC encodes:
- a CDS encoding Fur family transcriptional regulator, with protein sequence MSDLLERLRGRGWRLTSQRRVVAEVLDGDHVHLTADEVHARAVQRLPEISRATVYNTLGELVTLGEVLEVSTDGRAKRYDPNAHHAHQHLVCSGCGAIRDVHPEGDPIAALPAGERFGFAISGAEVTYRGLCPDCRA
- a CDS encoding tetratricopeptide repeat protein, with translation MKLIGRNAQTEADTEAWAQSPDETQGALPAQRTSGLTVPRASVGYGPDSLVRLSAEQFAAAVGPYSAARTAVEPERDGASFETALAAREQAALESRHRQAADEGDPNASSQLGALLLRRGDLEDAEPYLRSAAGAGLRAAANNLGVLLHQRGHRAEAAQWWRQAAVAGSAPAAHALGLQLRDQGEEEAAEYWLHFAAEHGHPLGAYALGDLMEHRRDVRAERWFKVSADAGHREAAYRLARMREAAGDKETAETWYRTAAARSHARAGLRLGVLLEERGDADEAARWYRQAAQNGEARAACALGFLLRDAGDLTAAAEWWQEAAEAGDGNAANALGALHASRGEAAEAEHWYRAALDAGDHNGAFNLGLLCAGAGREAQAEQWYRRAAYAGHREACNALAVVLLQRGDESGAEPWFSKAAEAGSVDGAFNLGVLHAGRGEQQQAHEWYARAAAEGHGEAALQLAVAQEQRGQLAAALDRYRQAAAGGSAEGAFRLASLLDRRGDADAEAEHWYAVAADADHRRAQVRMGVRAAERGALQIAESWYRRAAEAGSRSAAFNLGLLLARQDSETEAMLWYTRAADAGHGRAALRLALLALRRGEPVQAENWCRRAADYGPAEVAERAARLLGALHSELSA